One Vicia villosa cultivar HV-30 ecotype Madison, WI linkage group LG5, Vvil1.0, whole genome shotgun sequence genomic window, ATGTCTCTCAGAGTTTGCAAAGGGTGAAAAGGTGCGGATTTTGCCTAAATGCAACCATGGTTTTCATGTTCGCTGCATTGACAAATGGCTAAAGGAACACTCATCATGTCCCAAGTGCAGACAATGTCTTCTTCAAACATGTCGAAAGATTGTTGGATTAGAAGCACAACCTGTATTGCCGGTGCCAGAAACTATTATAAGAATTCAACCACTAGAACATGAAGCTGTTGAACGTAACTATAGAGAAGAAAGCAGATAAATGATAATTATAGTTTGAAGCTTTTAGTTTCTTTAGGTTCACCCCAAATCTAAATATAAATTTGTTAAAATTTCGAGTACAGTTTTTTTTCTCCCACATTTTTTTAGTAAATAGTTAATTTGAAACATAGTTAATTGAAACAGATATAATAAAAccttcaaaataaatatttaaatagataATATAAAGGTAATAACTTCTCTatccattattttattttattatattaattttgttcTCAATTATGCCACTCGTGAATTTggataaaattttataataagaACACTTAGTGTTCATTCGAGAATCAGAATAGTTGGTGTAGATCTTTGACGCGGTGGTGCGGGTTGCTTTAGTGCGGTGATGCGGGATGGACCTACAAGACTAACACTCTAATGTttaagttagttttttttttaatgaaaatgggATAAAGTGAATTATGTATTGAATCATACCTCTCTTTTGTTGTTCATGCATTGATGATATATATGTGTGGTTGACAATTGGGCCTTTCTCGTATTGGGCATATAGGTTAGTCCAGAACAGTTGCCCCCCAAGACTTGTTATTATGTGGTGCATGAGAAGCCTTCCGATGAGTTGGGTTGAGGAGAAATATTCGCTCTAGGAAACCTTTCCAATGAAAAAGAGCAATGGAGGAACAAATGGGAAGTTGTTGTGTCCAACCGAACTTCTCTTCAAGAAAAGGTGGATAAAATTTAAGATGAGTTGAAGAagtcaggaaaggagatggagaGATTCCAGAATGAGGCATGGAAGTTAGCTGACCTCAAAAAGGAGGTGGATGCCCACGATACCCCGTCAAATTTGGCTACCAAGGGGACTAGCCTGCAAAGGTGTATGGACGACAAAGAGAATGCCCTATAAAAGGTCAAGTCCATTGAGGTGGAGTTGTCCTCCCAAGTTATTGCAGCCTAGGAAGTCTTTGAGAGGTTGAGGGAATCTCACAAGGAGCATGTGCAAAAGCTAAAGAATGAGGGTGATAACGTCATTGATAAAGGTATCAAGGGATTCATGCTTTCTAGAGAGCCTCCCACTAAATTGAGGTTCTTTGTCTATACGTTGAAATTCCTCAAGAGAAGATTGGCTTCAAGAAGAAGGTCGTTGACGGAGAGATTGTTTGTGATCATGAGGAGGCGAAAGAGGATGAAGATCCTATAGAAGAGGCATAATGATTTTGTAGTCTTTACTGCCGCTATGGCATTTGTACTTTAATTCGAACAATACTTTAATTTCTTAATAAATTGATTGTTCATTTATTTCAATGGTTTGTTGTATCTTCTTCAATATTTTACTGTTTATTTACTGCTTATCTGCCTGCGATTTTGTTTCATCGCTTTGTTTGATTGCAATTTTGTTTCATCATTTTATTCGCTTGTAATTTTGTTTCAATGCTTTGTTCGCCTTAATGGCTCGGTTGTTCTTACTCGTCCTTTTGTTTGGAATAGGGGTAATTTTGACGTTGGAGAGGACTGTGCCCGACCAAGGGTCAGGCCTTATGGTTTGCCCCTAAGTTTATGCATGGTTTATATTCGACATATTATGGGATTCACCACCTACGCTTTAGAGTGGCTAGCTACCGATATATGGGTGTGATAGTTATGGCTTGGTGTGGCATAATTTCCTTTGCTACCTATTTTCTTATGATGAAAATCAACCTAATTCCAACAAGGAGCCTTATATTATTCATGTTAGTACCATGGTTTTAGGATTGGTagcaattttgctaaaacatggttcatagCAAGATTTTATGGAAAATGTCCTAAAATGCTAGTCAAGTTCATTGAAGATAGATGTTCTGACATATTGTTCCAGAACATCGGTACTAGTTGTTTTAATTGTAgacatatttgatttgattttctgAGATTCCTTTTTGATATATCTCACTTATTTTTGCTGGTCAAAAAGATTTAATCTGGAACAAGTGATTTGATCTCCAATTGTACAgaagtttctaaaattggatgtTGAGATAATTTAGGAAGCTTAATATTTTGTTCTAATTAAGATTTAAGGAGATTTTTCTACATAATTGGTACAGCtctcagcttgtggatcaagtaataTTTGGGTGAAGATTTCGAAGTCCATGGACTCCTGAGTAGTATTTAAAGAGAAACATAAACCTAATGTAATCAACTCTTTTCCCAATTGTAAAATTAGGGAAACTTTAGTGTCTTAGATTTTGAGAGCCTCTTGTATTTTTGTAAATCACCCATGTATTTTTTGATACTGTAAGGTAGATTGATTGTTACTTGATTGTTtgtcaagttattgttctcattcttgaagcttttaagcatagaGTTGAGTATTATTCTCAGtaaaaagcttttaagcaaatctGAGTTGTTTTTGTATTGGAAGAATAATCTTCTATTTTGGTTATTGTCACAGGTTGTGACTGGTTTATCACGGAGGTGATTGGTTGTAGGAAGTGAGAGGGGGATCCCATATCTAGAGGGTTCTAGGTAGAAGTCGCAcaaggtagtgattaggcgagaatTTTGAAAAATGAGACTGTTTAGgttttgaactaatactatcatagtggatttccttcatggcatggtagcccctagagtatgTGACAATGCATcaaactaggttaacaattatttgttttatttatcattctgcaatTTATTTCTGCACTCTGGTTTATTGTGTTCTGTCAATCAGCAGATGTCGTAACATCTGTATTGACATTGTGTTTTAAGGTTGGGACATCAGTATTAACATGTTTTAAAagttccagaatttcaattggtatcagagtagaCACCATGTTCTATTTATTGGGTGAGCTCCAGGGAGATAAGTTTCGGGTACTATATGTCTCTTGGAAAACTAGAATGATAGCATTCTGTAAATCAATGGACAACAAAACCTTGAAGTTTTTCAGGTTGGGAGAATCATGGTACTAGGGATATAGAAGAGAAGAGTATGAATTGACTCTTTATAACTCTGAAGCTGTTAATGCCATAATCAATGGAGTTGATAAGCACTTCTTTAGACTGATTATCACTTGTGTTGTGGCCAAAGATACTTGGAaaattctcaagtccactcataaaggcacatcTAGGTGTTTTTGGAGAAAAGAGTTCAAAAGAAAGGCTGATCAAGATGAAGATACCCAGGTCTCTTAACGAGCTCTCTCAAAAAGTTCTTTTCCTTTTTGGCATTTTGTTATGCTTCGAAAAAAACTCTCAAAAATAGTTCCCCTCAAAAACCTCTCTAAAAAATTTCTCTCCCTATTTTGTATTCGGTAATGCTTCAAAAAAACtctattgaaaaatatttaactCTTTGAAAAATATTTCTCCCAAACCTCACAAAGTGACTTATGTTTATAGTAAAATATTATGTTGATCTTAAAGAAAAAATTGATGGTGAGAAAtgcaattaagaaaaataaacctATTGACATTTTTTGGTATTCTGATTTAGTTTGATGAGATTTTTAccattttgaaaaaaatgatatttagaaatatttttctcattaatgaattttcttgatttatttatttatttattttaatttttgaaacgataataaatttttttaaaatttttttcatagattaaatttaaataatcttattttaatttatttttatagttttttttcttgATGAAATTTAATAAAATGAATGCTAGATGAATGAAAACAAATGATTAAAAAGacctttttttattattctagaaaaaaatcaacaaaatcaaatataatactcacacacttttttttattaattttttaaatgttcGGAAAAAATTGGGGTACTACAGTTGtccttatttaattatattttactagAAAAATATGAATAATGGTAGTTTTCATATAATCTTTTTGaaagataattaaatataaaGGACCCCAATTTTGTCCTTTAATGAGCAAAAAAAAAGAGACGACAAGAAAATAATATGATTGTCTTAAAAAGATGATTCTTAGATCAACAAGAAACATAAATGATCGTCTTTAATCAAAAGGTTGTTGATTAGATCGACATGAAAGTAAATGATCATCTTCAACGGAAAGTTTGATGTGTAGACCGACAAGGAAAGTAAATGATTGTCTTTAACTGGTTGGTTGATGTTTAGAttgacaaagaaaaataaattattgtctTCAATCAAAAGATTGGTCGATGCTTAGATCGACAAAAAAAGTAAATAATCGCCTTCAACCGAAAGATTGATgcttatttcgataagaatgatTTAAGGATAGATGCAAGGTTAAAGCACACATATGTCACAAGAAGAAATAGAAAAAACATGATTGATGCAAGGTTAAAGTTAAACTGAAACAAACATTGTTGATGCAAGGATGATGCAAATATGATTGATGCAAGATAGATACaaatatgattaatgcatgattatggtatgaatgtttttttataaaaaaattcaattactTGAAGATTTCAGGAAGCACACTCATGTCAGGCAATAGATGGATAAAACTAATAcaattgcttcttttttctttttttttggcttaattgcaactttagtccccctatttcgtctttttcttgattttgatccctttattttaaaaaccactattttagtccctttttaaattttctgtgcaatttttgtccccctattttgtttttttctacaAAATTAGTCCCTATATATGTCTCTTTTTCAACAGAAAATTCagaagggggaccaaaatcgtggttttaaaaatagagggaccaaaatcaaaaaaaagacaaaatggagggaccaaagttgcaattaagcctttttGTCACCAAGAGAAAACATATTCATCAAGATATTGTGCTAGCTCAACTTCCAAACCATTGCTTTGAATTCATATAACTTAATGGTTTCGGGACTTTCCTGAGTAACTTGATGTATAGAAGAATTACTCCATCAATTATGCAGCATATCTTGTTCCAGTTTATTAAGTCTTGAAACAGTTTTTCCCAATCTATTGAGTTTTGAAGTAGTTTTTCCCAATATGACCACTTATGAATAAACAAGTTCTACAACTGATTGTATATTGCCAGAACCTCCTTGATGCTAAATATTGAGTCGCAATTAAAATTGTTCCTTCTAGATGGTAATGTTAATGGAATGTTCATGCAAGTTTTGTAATCAAAATTTGTTATTGGGATAATATTATGATGAATGAGTCAGAGGTTAGAACATAATATTAGTTTAGACATTCACATTAGAAAAAGGTTATTAgtcattcaaagtggaaaaaggtGATTAGAcattcaaagtggaaaagggTGATTATGCAAGAGCAAGATGTACATTGAAGAAGCAAATATTATTGGAGTGAGTTTATTCTACTACAATTTTGCAATAGTATATTTTAAGTAAATTATGCTttaattaggtcttttaaggctTGTAATCTAGTTTGGTtcaccatttttggattaaatgattataaggctcaaattttaattttaaacctCCCTCCACTTCCCCTTCTAATTGTCTTCCTTCCTATATTCAATTAAATCAACACATGCATTTAATTTTCAAGAGAACCACAATGGTTATAAAGGTGAGAGATGAAGTTTTAAATGTTAGGTTATCAATACAGGGGTCAACATGAGGGATTATTTTTACAATGGGGtctttttttataagcaacaaactTTGTGAGaaacacatcacatattcatCTAAAATTGTAAGGTAATAGATGTGTgtgttctctcacttataaatgccCAAATCTTCACTCTTCTAATCAACGTGAGACTTTTCTACACTCGTTTCTCAATACTTCCAACGCACACTTGTttttctcaacactcccccttaaGTGTGAGTCTATCAATAATACTCCCCTCAAGTGGAAACTCTTTCATTCATATACACTTGTACCATCATTGACATTTTTTCAATGATACATATGCCCTTACCCACCACTACGTGGAGAGGACTTTCGATACAAGTGAGTTTGTCCTTTGCTCAACCCAACGGCTCATGATCTGGCTTataaaaaaaggtaaaaaatatCACAACGGTTGAAATATTCAACCGTAGTGAAATATagcttatatttaatttaaaaataagtaaTGATAAAAAAGGTGTcactataaaaatataaaataaaaacggtATAAAATATCACAAGAGTTGGAATATTCAACCGTAGTGAAATCTGGCTtatatttagttttaaaataaaagtaaataaaaaagatatcaccataatatttaaaaaaaaaacacacaaattTGCTGATGCAGAGATTCAAACTCATAAATTTTACGAAATTTTATCATAGTTGCTTTTATCCAACCGTGGTAATATGGTAATATGTAAAGTATTTTTAAGggttaattgcaattttggtctctctattatattttttttgagttttgatccccctattttaaaatccggaattttagtccgtatattttagttttttgaggattttggtccccttgcaaatccgaaggcaattttaaatgaaatgacgctCACATTGATGATGTGTCATTGCTAGTTCAGCAGTgaattgttcaaaaaaaaaaatttatttaagatttatggtGAACATGTCATTAACGTGAGTTCCATTTCGTTAAAAATTGCCTTCGAATTTGTAAGGGGGCCAAAATTCTCAAAAACTAATataaagggactaaaattccggattttaaaatagggggaccaaaacaaaaaaaaaaaacgaataataggggaccaaaattacaattaagccaatttttaattaaaaataaataaaaataataacgtctgattttcaatatttcatcATAGTCCTTCAATAAATAGTGAATGATAAAATGAGCCTCGTAATATATAGATTATATATTTACATTTGGGGTCAACCTTAGCAACTAAAAGTTTGTAACTGAAATTAACATTTATCCGCTTTCTTCCCTATAGCTACGTTCAACGGCTTCATGGTCTAGTGGTTGAATCCTGGTAATGGTTTCCGGTACTGGCAGCACAATTGGCTGCACCTGCGAATCACCAACCTTTCTACATGTTTGAAGAAGACATTGTCTGCACTTGGGACATGATGAGTGTTCCCTTAGCCATTTGTCAATGCAACGAACATGAAAACCATGGTTGCATTTAGGCAATATGCGTACCTTTTCACCTTTTGCAAACTCTGAGAGACATATCACACACTCTATATCCAAACCAGGCAGTTTCAACTCAGTTGAATAGCTCACTGTGTGAAAGGTTTTGAGAGCTTTCTTCTTGATTCCTTTATTAGCCAATTGAGGTAAACTGTTGCTACTTGAACTTGAAGAAGCGTTATCGTTGATGGCTTGGTTCGAAAATCTCAAGGCACACCTTATGATGGAGTTTAATGCAAGTGAGCAAATTAGAGCACATAATAGGACTCCAACTATCATCAGAGTATTTAAATCAAATTCAGGAACTCCAAAATTATGGTTGTTTAGTGGTTGATTATCAATTGGGCCTTGGATGAGTAACCTTCTTGTGTGAGATTCCACAAGAAGCTCGTGGAGGAGTGGTGAAGTAAAGGAAGTAGAAGCAtacatttttgttgttgttggactTGGGGAACTAGATGAGTTGATTAATTAGAAGTTGAGGCTTGTTGTTATGTATGTTATCTTATATAAAGGACTATATATAGGGAAGTTATATATATAACTTAGTAGGATATGATATCTTGCTTTGATTAAAGTAATATTATAATTTAGTTACCAAGTTGCTTAAACTAAACCAGTTACTATATGAATGTTCTTTATCCTAAAGATAGTAGGAAATAGGAATGCATACGTGATAGTACAATATTATAGCCGCCCACTCGCCTGGCTATATTAAATATTTGCTTAATTACAATCTTCATGCAAGTGGTTAAATCGCAATATGTTGGAGGAAATAGTGGCTCATAATCAAATTGACAAAATGTTTGAACTAAATATTTGATCTGCAATCTAATTTAATAATACTACTTTTTTACAGCTACACGTACTTTTTATGGGGAAAGTGTTTGTTGAAAGGGCTTTTTATTGGCTTTTTATTTGTATTGATTTGTTTAGTTTATCGGTAATATTTGATTAGAACATATTTGGATGTAGTAGCGCACACAGTGAAGTGTAGTAACCGCAGAAGACAAAAATTATAGTGTTGGTTTGTCTATATTAAAAAGTGTTGCTTTTGCTTTTGGATAAGGTAGTAATAGAAACAAGTACCACTTAGTTGGATATCCGTATCTTGATTTGTTGGATATCACTAATGTTATTGTTTCTTTGCACAATTGCACTCGCATCTTGTATGTGTGAGATATGGAAGAAGTAGAAAGGTGGGCATAGACAAGTGTTAGTTGAACAGCTAGATATATCTTATTACAACTTATG contains:
- the LOC131602835 gene encoding RING-H2 finger protein ATL78-like, giving the protein MYASTSFTSPLLHELLVESHTRRLLIQGPIDNQPLNNHNFGVPEFDLNTLMIVGVLLCALICSLALNSIIRCALRFSNQAINDNASSSSSSNSLPQLANKGIKKKALKTFHTVSYSTELKLPGLDIECVICLSEFAKGEKVRILPKCNHGFHVRCIDKWLREHSSCPKCRQCLLQTCRKVGDSQVQPIVLPVPETITRIQPLDHEAVERSYREESG